TGGCGCCGGCATTCGTGGGTTCGATTCCCATCAGTCGCCCTCTTTTAGTGGGGTATAGCCAAGCGGTAAGGCAACGGACTTTGACTCCGTCACTCGTTGGTTCGAATCCAGCTACCCCAGTTATAATATAACGGTAAGACTCAGGAAGATTTCTCTTCCTGAGTCTTTTTTTGTCTTTAAAGATAGAATGAAAGTGAATAGAAATCAAAAAAATTACTTCTATTCACTCAAAACAGCAAAATGAGTTAATAGAAACTGAAAATAGTCTCTGAACTTCCTTGAAATAACGAAATAAGGAACTTCAGCGATAAAAAAGTCTCTGAACTTCCTCCAATCGACAAAATTAAGCGATGTAAGAGGTTTGGGTCAATTGAAAAGGATTCGTAGCTATTGTCGAGGTATAGGGTCGTTCATTTATAATAAAGAAAACGCTTTATTATAAATGGAATCGAGATGATGAGATGCGCTTATTATTAAAAGTAGGTTTATTATCAGTTTCTTTATTGGTTACAACGGCTGGAGCTATCACAGCTAACTTGCCGTCTATTATTGCAGAATATCCACAGATCAACAGCGTTATGATTGAATTTATGATGACGATGCCGTCATTATTGACCATTTTAACAGTATTATTTAGTCATCGATTAGCCAAAATAGTGGGCTATAAGAGTCTTGTTATTTTTGGAATCGTCTTATTATTAGTTGCAGGTGTCTTACCATATTACTTCCATTCGATCTGGTTATTAGCATTGAGTCGCGTGTTATTCGGTGTTGGGATTGGTTTGTTTCATCCTTTGCTTTTTTCATTTGCGACAACTTTTTTTGAAGGTGATGAATTAGCGAAGGTAATTGGTTTACAGAGTGCTTGTGAAGGGTTAGGTGGGATGTTTTCAACCTTTATAGTAGGACTGTTGCTCGTTAATGGCTGGCGCAATTCCTTTTTTGTCCATCTATTGGCGATTCCAGTTTTAGTCTTGTTCATGATTTTTGTACCTCGTATTCAAGTAAAGGATAAGCCAGTAATGAAACATAAAACAGCAGATCAATCGTCATCTCCAATTTGGAGACAAGTTTTATTAGTTGTTGTAGCGATGAGTTTATATATGGTCGTTGGTGTTAAAATGACGGCTATTTTAATGGAGAAAGGCTATGGGAGTGCGACTAGTAGCAGTAATTTATTGGCTTTAATTGGTTTAGGAGCGATGGCTGCAGGACTTTTATTTTCAAAAGTCACACTTACTACTAAAAAATGGACGATACCGATTTCCTTATTAAGCTTGTCATTAGGCATGTTGCTATTTGCATACTCATCAAATCTTCTTACTGATGGGGTGGCAGTTACCTTGTGTGGGTTTTCGGCACGAACCTTTTTCCCTTTCTTGATGAATCAGGTCAATCAAAATGATGATGGGAATAAGGAGCGTAATACCTCGCTTTTATTGATCGGGAATAATATTGCGATTGCGTTTGCTCCGATTAAAATTGC
This genomic interval from Jeotgalibaca arthritidis contains the following:
- a CDS encoding MFS transporter codes for the protein MRLLLKVGLLSVSLLVTTAGAITANLPSIIAEYPQINSVMIEFMMTMPSLLTILTVLFSHRLAKIVGYKSLVIFGIVLLLVAGVLPYYFHSIWLLALSRVLFGVGIGLFHPLLFSFATTFFEGDELAKVIGLQSACEGLGGMFSTFIVGLLLVNGWRNSFFVHLLAIPVLVLFMIFVPRIQVKDKPVMKHKTADQSSSPIWRQVLLVVVAMSLYMVVGVKMTAILMEKGYGSATSSSNLLALIGLGAMAAGLLFSKVTLTTKKWTIPISLLSLSLGMLLFAYSSNLLTDGVAVTLCGFSARTFFPFLMNQVNQNDDGNKERNTSLLLIGNNIAIAFAPIKIAALQAINPLDGNVGLLISGALILIVIAAMSAVKIYLKASLSTSTEIN